A genomic region of Helicoverpa zea isolate HzStark_Cry1AcR chromosome 8, ilHelZeax1.1, whole genome shotgun sequence contains the following coding sequences:
- the LOC124632523 gene encoding 2-oxo-4-hydroxy-4-carboxy-5-ureidoimidazoline decarboxylase-like, giving the protein MASFPLPISISEVNSLSDEQFESVFGNVIELCTDAAVEVKKKRPFQDVTALCDAFQSYLEDISLADKVVILKLHPDLAGRLAARGELTPESAGEQRAAGLDGLTVEQKRLMDESNQRYKLKFGFPFIICARENKVQSIIEGLQRRYNNSQEQEIITGINEVKKICKLRILDIVKH; this is encoded by the exons ATGGCGTCCTTTCCTCTGCCAATAAGTATTTCTGAAGTTAATTCTTTGAGTGACGAACAGTTTGAGTCTGTTTTCGGAAATGTAATTGAGCTATGCACTGACGCGGCGGTTGAAGTTAAGAAAAAGAGACCTTTTCAAGATGTAACAGCGCTTTGTGATGCGTTCCAATCCTATTTAGAAGATATTAGTTTAGCAG ATAAAGTAGTAATTTTGAAGCTACATCCGGACTTAGCAGGGCGGTTGGCCGCGCGCGGGGAGCTGACCCCAGAGTCTGCTGGGGAACAACGAGCTGCAGGGCTGGATGGACTCACGGTGGAACAGAAGCGCCTTATGGATGAAAGTAACCAACG ATACAAACTCAAATTCGGTTTTCCATTCATCATTTGCGCGCGGGAGAACAAGGTGCAGTCCATAATCGAAGGATTGCAACGTCGATACAATAATTCACAAGAGCAGGAAATTATTACTGGCATCAATGAGGTcaagaaaatatgtaaacttaggATCCTTGATATTGTAAAGCACTAA
- the LOC124632522 gene encoding uncharacterized protein LOC124632522 isoform X1: MASATRAAREQKEMDPEEIMRRKFRAKCRFKAVGRMVMANCYWLIEAADQYEGVEDVKRRVAQAVRGKAKKKRLLNINDKALLNKPNCDRTDTEKKYIYRIIGGLKCFKRYPNHVKKKLAAVTYFKYYGPNRVIVRQHHDASALYFIVTGDVTVSQMIFDELLQQYVSVDIGIMHPGDMFGEVSLLHNIPRTATCTTVGHCELLALMKEDFKNVLQASVQKQWDEVRRAMSAFSYFDALDEVASREGCIVAKMKTYNANDIILGDGCGIPNFIYFILSGQCQMIETLQISVNTRCGHTSYSLYDPYVPKEESEQDLDTKYFGAYKDKTKYMMQSDTSDMSSSRSGSKRAESLLRDIKNRSSSMTKRDSIQIIPEERVAPDVPAAGSNASPAVPETIPEENAEEDSDDRRQSVKSEVLMHPSEQHRESVRFSVQHPPLKLNIRTYFMQVCKFYPGSTFGFGENMRDRRIVAVTPVDCMLMPKMWLLQRNTANIWSRIQHFLEKKIPTKRQLFQSFVSERRWQEFRDQLVGDIVARSNTINWTSLHDVPYSIRMEEMVDI; the protein is encoded by the exons ATGGCATCTGCAACAAGGGCAGCGAGGGAGCAAAAAGAAATG GATCCCGAAGAGATTATGAGACGTAAGTTTCGGGCCAAGTGCCGTTTTAAAGCTGTTGGTCGCATGGTGATGGCCAACTGCTACTGGCTGATAGAAGCGGCTGACCAATACGAGGGCGTGGAAGATGTGAAGAGGAGAGTCGCTCAGGCAGTCCGCGGGAAGGCAAAGAAGAAACGCCTCTTGAATATAAAT GATAAAGCGCTTCTGAACAAGCCTAACTGTGACAGGACAGACACGGAGAAAAAGTATATTTACCGCATCATTGGCGGACTGAAATGTTTTAAGCGGTATCCTAAC CATGTTAAAAAGAAGTTGGCAGCGGTAACGTATTTCAAGTACTACGGTCCAAACCGTGTTATAGTCCGTCAACATCACGATGCTTCTGCGCTGTACTTCATCGTGACCGGTGACGTCACGGTCAGTCAGATGATCTTCGATGAGTTGCTGCAGCAGTACGTGTCTGTGGACATCGGTATCATGCACCCGGGAGACATGTTCGGAGAAGTGTCCTTGTTGCATAATATCCCTAGGACGGCTACGTGTACAACTGTTG GTCACTGCGAATTGTTAGCTTTGATGAAGGAAGACTTCAAGAATGTTCTCCAAGCATCCGTGCAGAAGCAGTGGGATGAAGTACGACGTGCTATGTCCGCTTTCAGTTACTTTGATGCACTCGATGAG gtAGCGAGTCGTGAAGGATGCATCGTTGCAAAAATGAAGACATACAATGCAAACGACATAATATTGGGGGACGGCTGTGGCATTCCCAACTTTATTTACTTCATCCTGTCAGGCCAATGTCAGATGATTGAAACCCTCCAAATCTCGGTCAACACGAGATGCGGACATACGTCTTACTCACTTTACGACCCATAC GTCCCTAAAGAAGAAAGTGAGCAGGATTtagatacaaaatattttggtgcttataaagataaaactaaatatatgaTGCAGTCTGACACCTCGGATATGTCTTCAAGTCGATCAGGATCGAAACGCGCAGAAAGTCTTTTGCGAGACATTAAAAACAGATCCAGTTCTATGACTAAACGAGATAGTATACAAATTATACCAGAGGAGAGAGTGGCCCCGGACGTTCCCGCAGCTGGATCGAATGCAAGCCCAGCTGTGCCTGAAACCATTCCTGAAGAAAATGCTGAAGAAGACTCGGATGACCGTCGTCAATCGGTCAAATCTGAAGTGTTGATGCATCCTTCTGAACAACATCGCGAGTCCGTAAG GTTCAGCGTGCAGCACCCCCCTTTGAAGCTGAATATTCGGACCTATTTTATGCAG GTGTGCAAGTTTTACCCCGGCTCAACGTTTGGTTTCGGCGAGAATATGCGAGATCGTAGGATTGTTGCAGTAACTCCAGTTGACTGTATGTTGATGCCCAAGATGTGGCTGCTGCAACGGAACACAGCAAATATCTGGTCACGCATACAACACTTCCTTGAAAAGAAG ataCCAACAAAGCGGCAGTTGTTTCAAAGTTTCGTCTCAGAACGACGCTGGCAAGAGTTCCGTGATCAGCTCGTGGGCGACATAGTGGCGAGGTCCAACACTATCAACTGGACCTCCTTGCATGACGTGCCCTATTCCATACGCATGGAGGAGATGGTAGACATTTGA
- the LOC124632522 gene encoding uncharacterized protein LOC124632522 isoform X2 encodes MDPEEIMRRKFRAKCRFKAVGRMVMANCYWLIEAADQYEGVEDVKRRVAQAVRGKAKKKRLLNINDKALLNKPNCDRTDTEKKYIYRIIGGLKCFKRYPNHVKKKLAAVTYFKYYGPNRVIVRQHHDASALYFIVTGDVTVSQMIFDELLQQYVSVDIGIMHPGDMFGEVSLLHNIPRTATCTTVGHCELLALMKEDFKNVLQASVQKQWDEVRRAMSAFSYFDALDEVASREGCIVAKMKTYNANDIILGDGCGIPNFIYFILSGQCQMIETLQISVNTRCGHTSYSLYDPYVPKEESEQDLDTKYFGAYKDKTKYMMQSDTSDMSSSRSGSKRAESLLRDIKNRSSSMTKRDSIQIIPEERVAPDVPAAGSNASPAVPETIPEENAEEDSDDRRQSVKSEVLMHPSEQHRESVRFSVQHPPLKLNIRTYFMQVCKFYPGSTFGFGENMRDRRIVAVTPVDCMLMPKMWLLQRNTANIWSRIQHFLEKKIPTKRQLFQSFVSERRWQEFRDQLVGDIVARSNTINWTSLHDVPYSIRMEEMVDI; translated from the exons atg GATCCCGAAGAGATTATGAGACGTAAGTTTCGGGCCAAGTGCCGTTTTAAAGCTGTTGGTCGCATGGTGATGGCCAACTGCTACTGGCTGATAGAAGCGGCTGACCAATACGAGGGCGTGGAAGATGTGAAGAGGAGAGTCGCTCAGGCAGTCCGCGGGAAGGCAAAGAAGAAACGCCTCTTGAATATAAAT GATAAAGCGCTTCTGAACAAGCCTAACTGTGACAGGACAGACACGGAGAAAAAGTATATTTACCGCATCATTGGCGGACTGAAATGTTTTAAGCGGTATCCTAAC CATGTTAAAAAGAAGTTGGCAGCGGTAACGTATTTCAAGTACTACGGTCCAAACCGTGTTATAGTCCGTCAACATCACGATGCTTCTGCGCTGTACTTCATCGTGACCGGTGACGTCACGGTCAGTCAGATGATCTTCGATGAGTTGCTGCAGCAGTACGTGTCTGTGGACATCGGTATCATGCACCCGGGAGACATGTTCGGAGAAGTGTCCTTGTTGCATAATATCCCTAGGACGGCTACGTGTACAACTGTTG GTCACTGCGAATTGTTAGCTTTGATGAAGGAAGACTTCAAGAATGTTCTCCAAGCATCCGTGCAGAAGCAGTGGGATGAAGTACGACGTGCTATGTCCGCTTTCAGTTACTTTGATGCACTCGATGAG gtAGCGAGTCGTGAAGGATGCATCGTTGCAAAAATGAAGACATACAATGCAAACGACATAATATTGGGGGACGGCTGTGGCATTCCCAACTTTATTTACTTCATCCTGTCAGGCCAATGTCAGATGATTGAAACCCTCCAAATCTCGGTCAACACGAGATGCGGACATACGTCTTACTCACTTTACGACCCATAC GTCCCTAAAGAAGAAAGTGAGCAGGATTtagatacaaaatattttggtgcttataaagataaaactaaatatatgaTGCAGTCTGACACCTCGGATATGTCTTCAAGTCGATCAGGATCGAAACGCGCAGAAAGTCTTTTGCGAGACATTAAAAACAGATCCAGTTCTATGACTAAACGAGATAGTATACAAATTATACCAGAGGAGAGAGTGGCCCCGGACGTTCCCGCAGCTGGATCGAATGCAAGCCCAGCTGTGCCTGAAACCATTCCTGAAGAAAATGCTGAAGAAGACTCGGATGACCGTCGTCAATCGGTCAAATCTGAAGTGTTGATGCATCCTTCTGAACAACATCGCGAGTCCGTAAG GTTCAGCGTGCAGCACCCCCCTTTGAAGCTGAATATTCGGACCTATTTTATGCAG GTGTGCAAGTTTTACCCCGGCTCAACGTTTGGTTTCGGCGAGAATATGCGAGATCGTAGGATTGTTGCAGTAACTCCAGTTGACTGTATGTTGATGCCCAAGATGTGGCTGCTGCAACGGAACACAGCAAATATCTGGTCACGCATACAACACTTCCTTGAAAAGAAG ataCCAACAAAGCGGCAGTTGTTTCAAAGTTTCGTCTCAGAACGACGCTGGCAAGAGTTCCGTGATCAGCTCGTGGGCGACATAGTGGCGAGGTCCAACACTATCAACTGGACCTCCTTGCATGACGTGCCCTATTCCATACGCATGGAGGAGATGGTAGACATTTGA
- the LOC124632524 gene encoding proteasome maturation protein, with product MSFGLPPLKVKPEHVSNIKPQEGPFGVPSPLVAGLAATKSKLGMSHPIEISERNYHLNQEKMNMAMLRNIQGLHAPLKLTMEMKFTSKIGHLPFLQRSNFQHDVLTAKHLDIGFEDILNTPELCEVAGQPHAVVERSLGIL from the exons ATG AGTTTCGGACTGCCTCCACTGAAAGTAAAGCCTGAACATGTCAGCAATATCAAGCCACAGGAAGGCCCGTTTGGTGTGCCTAGCCCGCTCGTGGCAGGTCTGGCTGCTACCAAGTCTAAACTTGGCATGTCACATCCAATAGAAATCTCTGAGAGGAAT tatCATTTAAATCAAGAGAAGATGAACATGGCTATGCTCCGCAACATCCAGGGACTGCATGCTCCACTCAAACTGACCATGGAAATGAAGTTTACCAGCAAG ATTGGTCACCTTCCATTCCTTCAAAGATCTAACTTCCAACACGATGTGCTGACTGCCAAACACTTGGATATTGGTTTTGAAGACATTCTGAACACTCCAGAACTGTGTGAAGTTGCCGGCCAGCCTCATGCTGTGGTAGAAAGGTCGCTCGGAATACTATGA